In one window of Meleagris gallopavo isolate NT-WF06-2002-E0010 breed Aviagen turkey brand Nicholas breeding stock chromosome 4, Turkey_5.1, whole genome shotgun sequence DNA:
- the WDR1 gene encoding WD repeat-containing protein 1 has product WLSFLQDHTRFVNCVRFSPDGNRFATASADGQIFIYDGKTGEKVCALGGGKAHDGGIYAISWSPDSCQLLSASGDKTAKIWDVGANSVVSTFNMGSNVLDQQLGCLWQKDHLLSLSLSGYINYLDKNNPDKPLRVIKGHSKSIQCLTVHKNGGKSYIYSGSNDGHINYWDSDTGENDGFSGKGHTNQVSRMAVDEMDQLVTCSMDDTVRYTNLSKRDYSGQDAVKMDVQPKCLAVGPGGYTVVLCIGQIVLMKDKKKCFAIDDLGYEPEAVAVHPGGGSVAVGGTDGNVRLYSIQGTSLKSDDKTLEAKGPVTDLAYSHDGAFLAVCDANKVVTVFSVPDGYAEHNVFYGHHAKIVCIAWSPDNEHFASGGMDMMVYVWTVSDPETRVKIPDAHRLHHVSGLAWLDEHTLVTTSHDASVKEWSISYN; this is encoded by the exons TGGTTGTCTTTCCTACAGGATCATACACGGTTTGTGAACTGTGTGAGATTTTCTCCAGATGGGAACAGATTTGCTACAGCTAGTGCAGATGgccag atttttatcTATGATGGGAAGACCGGGGAGAAAGTATGTGCTCTTGGTGGAGGAAAAGCTCATGATGGAGGTATTTACGCT attagttggagccctgataGCTGCCaattgctttctgcttctggaGATAAAACTGCTAAAATTTGGGATGTTGGTGCTAATTCTGTTGTCAGTACTTTCAACATGGGATCAAATGTGTTGGATCAGCAGCTGGGTTGCTTGTGGCAGAAAGACCATTTactgtctctttctctctctggcTATATCAATTATTTGGACAAAAACAATCCGGATAAACCTTTACGTGTCATAAAG GGTCATAGTAAATCAATTCAGTGTCTTACGGTGCATAAAAATGGTGGAAAGTCCTATATTTATTCTGGCAGTAACGATGGTCATATTA ATTATTGGGATTCTGACACTGGAGAGAACGATGGCTTTTCTGGGAAGGGCCATACAAACCAGGTTTCTAGAATGGCAGTGGATGAAATGGATCAGCTTGTCACCTGCAGTATGGATGACACTGTGCGCTATACCAACCTTAGTAAGAGGGACTACAG TGGCCAGGATGCTGTGAAAATGGATGTTCAACCAAAATGTTTAGCTGTGGGTCCTGGTGGTTATACTGTAGTTTTATGCATTGGACAA ATTGTCTTgatgaaagataagaaaaaatgttttgcaattGATGACCTTGGCTATGAGCCAGAAGCTGTGGCTGTTCACCCTGGAGGAGGTTCAGTAGCAGTGGGAGGAACG GATGGGAATGTCCGTTTGTACTCAATCCAAGGAACCTCATTGAAAAGCGATGATAAGACTTTGGAAGCTAAAGGTCCTGTTACTGACCTGGCATATTCTCACGATGGTGCCTTTCTTGCAGTTTGTGATGCAAACAAAGTTGTCACTGTCTTTAGTGTCCCTGATGGCTATGCG GAACATAATGTTTTTTATGGACATCATGCAAAAATTGTTTGTATTGCCTGGTCACCAGACAATGAACATTTTGCTTCTGGAGGCATGGATATGATGGTATATGTTTGGACTGTAAGTGATCCTGAGACCAGAGTCAAGATACCAG ATGCTCACAGACTACATCATGTAAGCGGCTTGGCGTGGTTGGATGAACATACTCTGGTAACAACATCCCATGATGCTTCTGTCAAAGAATGGTCTATTTCCTACAATTGA